Proteins encoded by one window of Microtus pennsylvanicus isolate mMicPen1 chromosome 18, mMicPen1.hap1, whole genome shotgun sequence:
- the LOC142837837 gene encoding orphan sodium- and chloride-dependent neurotransmitter transporter NTT5-like, producing the protein MLIFSIFFPYILLCCFLIRSLFLRGAMASLRRLVTIELSVLSSLDTWRQAGGHVLYSLGLGMGTIITFSSYQTRGDNYTKLAFFVAMANLVTSLLCTAIIFLVLGFWTTTSGPSCVEKSVNNLVNMIIKGVLSQAAWPPQGIIHKPPVEYMDWISQLPSQLQADVVRFSPPCSILVQKEKFMEGPGLAYVAFSQVISLFPGSSFWAIIFFIALVIMGLATLTTLLESIVLPLQRNIPTFEKYPKLIPVTVCLGGLLGSLVLSSRSGSYVVFLFDDHLVPMVLVVIVVLQNLSLVFVYGIRR; encoded by the exons ATGCTGATTTTCTCCATATTCTTCCCCTACATCCTCCTCTGCTGCTTCCTCATCCGCAGTCTCTTCCTGCGAGGAGCGATGGCTAGCCTCAGGCGCCTGGTGACCATAGAG CTCTCTGTCTTGTCATCGCTGGACACATGGCGTCAGGCTGGAGGCCATGTGCTCTACTCCCTCGGCCTTGGCATGGGCACCATCATCACTTTCTCTTCCTACCAGACTAGAGGTGACAACTACACCAAGTTGGCCTTCTTTGTGGCCATGGCCAACCTGGTGACGTCGTTGCTGTGCACGGCCATCATCTTTCTGGTGCTGGGCTTCTGGACCACAACCAGCGGGCCCAGCTGTGTTGAGAA GAGTGTCAACAATCTGGTCAATATGATAATCAAAGGTGTGCTGTCCCAGGCTGCCTGGCCTCCCCAAGGCATCATTCATAAACCTCCAGTAGAATACATGGACTGGATCAGTCAGCTCCCCAGTCAGCTCCAGGCGGATGTGGTCCGTTTCTCCCCACCCTGCAGCATCCTGGTACAGAAGGAAAAG TTCATGGAGGGCCCTGGCCTGGCATACGTGGCCTTCTCTCAAGTCATCTCgctgtttcctggctcctcttTCTGGGCCATCATCTTTTTCATTGCCCTTGTCATCATGGGTCTGGCCACACTGACAACACTCCTGGAGAGTATTGTGCTTCCTCTGCAGAGAAACATCCCAACCTTCGAGAAGTATCCCAAGCTGATACCAG TGACTGTCTGCTTGGGAGGACTTCTGGGCAGCCTTGTCCTCTCCAGTCGTTCCGGCAGCTACGTGGTGTTCCTGTTTGATGACCACCTGGTCCCTATGGTCCTCGTCGTTATTGTGGTGCTCCAGAACCTTTCTCTGGTTTTTGTCTATGGAATCAGGAGGTAA